A segment of the Homoserinimonas aerilata genome:
CGCTGATCGCGGTGCTGCAGAAGGGCATGGCGACGCGGCGGGAGGACCGCTTCGCGACCGCCGTCGAGTTCGGGCGGGCCCTGCAGCGCGTCGAGCTGGAGCTCGGCTACAGCCCGACGACGATCGACGTGCCCAATCTGATCGTCGACGGCTCGGTGCGCGACGGCGTGCTCGATGACGATGACGCCACGCGTGCCCGCGGGGTTTCGACGATCGAGGCGCAACCGGCCGCTCCCGTGCCCACTGCGTTCACGCCGCCCCCGGCATCCGACGACGCCACGCGGGTGCGCGGTGCCCAGCAGGTGCAGGCCCAGCCTGTAGCGGAGGCGCCGGGTGAGACGGTCATGCGCCGCCGCACCCCCGCACCGCCACCGCCAGAGCCCGAAGTCATTGTCGCCGAGGAGCCTGCGGATGCTGCGCCGCGGCCGACGAAGGCGAATCGCCTGGCACTGTGGATTGCGGCCGCGGCGGTGCTCGTCATCGCGGGTGGTATCACGGCGGGCCTCGTGTTCGGCGGAATGCCGAGCGTTGAGGAGCCCGATCCCTCGCAGCCCAGCGGAGGCGGCGCTGCGGCCGTGGTCGAGACGATCCCGACGCCCGAGTTCGTCTCTGCCACGCCGGGCGAGGGCACCCTCGACTTCGTGGTGACCAATCCGAAGCCGCAGGACGGCGACGCGTTCATCTGGAGGCGCACCGACCGGGGCAGCGCGGAGCCGATGCGCAGCACATCCGACGGCACCTTCTCGGTGAAGGAGTTCGACGGCGGCCAGGTCTGCATCGAGGTGCGCATCGTGCGCTCGGGCCGCGACTCCGCGAACCCGCTCGAGGGGTGCTACCCGTGATCAAGCCGCTCAGGGTCGAGTTCTGTGGTGAGTGGTACGACATCGAGCATCCGGCCGATTTCCACATCGGGCGCGAGTCCGACCTCGTGATCGACGACAACCCCTATCTGCACCGCCGCTTCCTGCGCATCTACGAGGAGTTCGGCATGTGGTGGCTCGGCAATGTCGGCAATCTGCTGTCGGCGACGGTGTCGGATGCGACCGGCCAGGTTCAGGCCTGGCTTGCGCCCGGCGCGCGGCTGCCGATCGTGTTTCCCGAGTTGCAGGTCCTGTTCAGCGCCGGGTCGACGACCTACGAGTTCACCATCCATGCGCCCGCCGACTACTACGCCTCGGCGGCGATGGCGACGGACGACGGCGGCTCGACGACGATTGCCCCCGTCATGCTGACCTCCTCGCAGAGGCTGCTGATCGTGGCGCTCGCCGAGCATGTGCTGCGCCAGTCATCGCCCGGTCGCGGCGAGATCCCCACTTCGGCGGAGGCCGCCAGACGGGTGCACTGGTCGATGACGACGTTCAACCGCAAGCTCGACAATGTGTGCGAGAAACTCGACAAGATCGGCGTCGCAGGGCTTCGCGGCGGCAAGGGCAACCTGGCGACGAATCGTCGACTGCGCCTCGTCGAATATGCCGTGGCGACCCGCCTGGTGAGTGCGGAGGACCTGTACCTCATCGATCGGAATGACGAGGAACATCGCCCCGCTCCGGATGCGGCAGCAGCCGAAGCCTGAGCATGGGCAGTTCTGCCCATGACCCCCATTGGTGGGTAGAAGCCGTGTTAGGTTAATCCCTGTCGCCCAAGGCGAAACATCATTAGCCGCAGGCGACTGCGAATCCAGGGGGAGTCTCTAACGTGGGTCGGATGCTTCGGCGCGGCAGTCGGAAGACGCTGGCATCGACGCTCGTCCTGGCTGTCGTTGCCGGCGTTCCCCTGACGATCGCGGCGCTGCATCCGGGTTTTCCGATCTCCGACGTCGACCTCACCTCCCGTGATGTGTGGGTGACGAACGGCGAGCAGCTGCTGGGCGGCCGCCTGAATCGGCAGATCGACGAGCTGAACGGCTCGGTGGTGGCGTCGAGCCCGTCGTTCGACGTGCTGCAGGATGGCGACACCCTGTTCATGTACGACCCTGTGGCGGGGCGCATCGAGTCGGTGAACCCGGCGACGACCGAGGTGACCTCGGCGATCGAGGTGCCGAAGGGTTCCGAGGTTTCGTACGGCGGCACGACGCTGGCGATCATGTCGGATGCCGGGGAGCTGTGGGCCATCCCTGCGGTGGGCGATCTGCAGTTCAACTACGTGTCGACCCCTCCTCTCGTGAAGCTGGGCGATGACGCCCATTCAACGGTGACGAAGGATGGTGAGATCCTTGCGGTCTCCCCGGACGAGCGGGCGCTGTTTCGCATCGCATCGCTCGCCGATGCGCCTGAGCGGAGCGATCTGCCCGAGCTGGGCGAGTTCCAGCTTGCAGCGGTGGGCGACGAGGCCGTCATCTTCGACCAGTCGACGAATGAGCTGATCACTCAGGATGGCTCGAAGCACGAGCTGGGCGAGGAGGGGCTGCGATTGCAGCAGACCGGCCCCGAGTCTGACTATGCGGTGGTGGCGACGGGCGACTCGCTGCTGAAGGTCGATCTCGGCTCCGGCTCTGTGGAGAGCGTTCCTGCTGATGTCTCGAAGCCTGTGACCGAAGCATCCGGGGTCTCAGCCCCTGTGTATCTCGACGGCTGTGCCCATGGGGCCTGGGCCGGTGCGCAGCGTTACCTGCTGTCGTGCGATGGGGCCGAGGGCGAGCCGGTCGACATCGAGCAGCCGACGCAGGGTTCGACGCTGGAGTTCCGGGTGAACCGTACGGTGATCGCCCTGAACAATCTCGACAATGGCAATGTGTGGCTCGTCGACGAGAACATGCGTCTGGTCGAGAACTGGGACGACATCGTGCCGCCGGAGGAGCAGGAATCGGAGGTGGAGGGCGACGAGAAGTCAGCCATCCAGTCCTTCGAAGACACGCTCGCGGAGCGCACCGAGACGAACCGGGCACCAACGGCGAACGACGACGATTTCGGCATCCGGCCCGGTCGCACCACGATCCTGCCGCTGCTCGACAACGACACAGACCCTGACGGCGACGTGCTCGTCATCTCGGCGCGGGACAGGATCGCCGAGACGACGGGGCGTATCGATGCGATTGACGGCTCGCGGGCGCTGCAGTTCACCCCGGCCCCCGGTTTCGTGGGCAGCGTCTCGTTCGGCTACACGGTCGACGACGGCCGCGGCGGCACCGACTCGGCCCGGGTGACGGCCAGGGTGGTCTCCGAGCAGTCCAACGAGATCCCCTATGCGCTCCGCGGCGGCGGCGTCGCGGTGGAGGCGAACCAGACGGTCAGCTACAACGTGTTGACTGACTGGAAGGACCCCGACGGCGACGACCTCTATCTGCTTGGCGCGAGCCCGAAGTCGGGCGACCTCGTGCGCTTCACCCCCGATGGCTTCGTCACCTTCACCCACAGCACTTCGGAGCTGGGCGAGAAGGAGGTCGTCTTCACGGTGAGTGATGGCCGCGGCGAGCCCGTGCAGGGCACCCTCACCGTGACGGTGGAGGCACCGGGAACCCTCAACCCGGTCGGCACCCCAGACTTCACGACGACCTTCGTCGACGAGTCGGTCGTCGTCGAACCGCTGCTGAACGACATCTCCCCTTCGGGCGCGCAGCTGGGCCTCGTCGCGATCGAAGAACCGGGCGGCGGTGCGCAGGCGAGCTTCAATTCGGATGCCGGCACCCTCACCTTCGGATCGTCGTCGCCGGGCATCTTCTACGTCAAGTACACGCTGAGCGCGGGCGCGAACACGAGCGTGGGCATCGTGCGCATCGATGTGCTCGAGAAGCCTGCGGATGCCGAGCTGCCGCCGATCGCGGTGAAGGACACCGCCTATCTGCGCGGCGATGAGCCGACGACCGTCTCGGTGCTGTCGAACGATGTGAGTCCGGTGGGTCGGGTGCTCGCAGTGCAGTCGATCGATGTTCCTGTCGAGTACACGACGAAGGGGCTTGTGGTCGAGCTGCTCGAGAGCACGCTCGTGCGGGTCACGTCGCCTCAGGCGCTCACCGAGCAGCTCTCGTTCAGTTACACGATCTCCGACGGGCTCAACACGGCGACGGCGGGTGTGACGATCGTGCCGATGCCGGCGCTCACGAAGCATCAGCCGCCGGTGGCGCAGAACGATGCGATGCGAGTGCGTGTCGGTGACATCGCGACGCTCAATGTTCTCGACAACGATTTCCATCCGGATGATTCGCCCATGTTCCTGGATGACACGCTCGTGACGCCGCCCGGCGACGGGCTCGCGTTCGTGAGCGACGACCACCTGCGATTCCAGGCGCCGACGAAGCCGGGCGAGTACCGGGTCGACTACCGCGTTCTCGACCCCTTCGGGGAGACCTCGACGGCGACGGCCATCTTCACGGTCGTGCCCTTCGACGACGCGAACAACCGCGATCCGGAGCCTGCTCCGCTGGTCGCCCGCGTGCTGGCGGGAGGCACGATCAGGGTGGATGTGCCGCTCGACGGTATCGATCCGGATGGCGACTCGACGCAGCTCCTGAACTTCCCGCGCAATCCGATGTTCGGTTCGGTCGTCGACACGGGCCCGAACTTCTTCTTCTACGAGGCTTCGCCTGCCGCCGCAGGAACGGATGTCTTCAGCTACGAGGTGTACGACGCGTTCGGCGCGACGGGCGTCGGCGAGATCAAGATCGCCGTCATCCCCGAGCCGGATGAGCTCCAGGAGCCCACTGCGGTGCCTGACAGCGTCTCTGTGCGGCCGGGGCGGCTGGCCCAGGTCGATCTGCTGGCGAATGACTCCGACCCGCAGGGCGCCCCGATCAAGATCTCGGAGGAACTCGTCGACGTGCCGAAGGGCATCGACGTGAAGGTCGTCGGCAACCGCTACCTGGTGGTGAAGGCGCCGGATGAGGAGCAGTCCTTCTCCGTGCGGTACGAGCTGAGCAACGACCGCGGCGGTCGCACCATGAGCTACGCACTGGTGCAGGTGACGCCCAACGCACCGCTGCTTCCGCCGTCGGCCGATGACGTTCCGATCCTGACGAAGGAGATCGCCGGCAAGAAGTCGATCACGGTCGACGTGCTCGACGGCTACGCCTTCAACCCCTCCGGGCCGAACTCCGATCTTGTGGTGACGGTCGAGGGGCCGAATGCGGATGCGGCGCAACTGCTCGAGCGGAATGGTCGCATCGAGGTCACGCCGGGTGAGAAGCGGCAGGCGATCGCCTACCGCGTCACCAACGAGGCCGACGATCTCAGCGCGCTGGCGTTCATCCTGGTTCCGGCGGCCGTCGCAGAGGGCTACGACGACCCGCCCTACATCGACCCGAACCTGCCGACGCAGTACGTGAGTATGAACGAGACGCGCGAGTGGAATCTCGCCGACATCGTCAAGGTGCCGTCCGGCCGTGACGCCTGGATCTACGACGAGACGACGGTCACGGGCATCCAGTCGAACGGCGACAAGATCTTCGTCGACAAAGACACGCTGCGTTTCACTCCGGCGACCGACTACCGGGGGCCGGCGGCGATCAACTTCACGGTCACCGACGGTGCGTCGAAGAACGACCCCAAGGGTGTCAAGGCCTCGCTCACGCTCAACATCGTCGTCGGCGACCCCGAGTTCCGCGACACCCCGCCCGAGTTCACGACTCCCAACACCCAGGTGGAGGTGGGGGAGGAGACCGTCATCGATCTGCGGGCGTCGACGGGGCATCCGAACCCGAAGATCCTGCAGGAGGTCACGTATTCGAATGTGACGGGCGCCAGTGACGGGCTGCAGGCGAATCTGAGCGGCTCGGAGCTGCATCTCTCGGTTCCGCGCAACACGCCCAAGGGCACGACGATGACGCTCGGTGTGACGCTGCGCTGGGACAAATTCGAGGTTCCGGGCACCATCAATGTCACCGTCGTTGGTTCGACGAGGCCCCTGCCCTTCGCGGTGACGGATGCCTACGAGATGAAGCGCGGTGGCGGCGACGGCTCGTCCGGCTCGATCACGGCGAACCCGTTGACGAACGACTCGAATCCGTACCAGACGACCGGCGAGGCGCTCACGATCGTGGGGGCGACGGTGTCGAACACCGGTGAACCGGCGACGGTGTCGTTCACGAAGGACACGGTGAAGATCGCCCCGAACCCCTCGCTGAAGAGCGGCGTCGTCGAGGTCATCTACACGGTGCAGGATGCGACAGAAGACAAAGACAGGCGGGTCAACGGAACGATCCGGCTCGTCGTCAGTGATGTGCCCGATGAGGTGCAGAAGCCTGTGCGCTCGCCGAACTCCGACATCGGCGCCGACCACTCGGCGAGCTTCCGTTTCGCCGCGCCGGCCACGAACGGCAAGCCGATCACGTCCTATGAGCTGCGCACGAGCCCTGCGGTGGCGAATCTGCCCACATGCACGGCGGGCGCCGAGTGCACCCTGACGGGCCTGACGAACGGCACGCCGTACACGATCTCTGCGCGCGCGATCAATGAGCACGGGCCGGGCGCCTGGTCGACGTACAGCGACCCGGTGACGCCGTACGGCACCCCGTCGGCGACACAGCCCACGCTGAGCAGCCAGTCGAAGTGGTCGCCCGCGAGCGTCACCTGGACGTGGCCTCTCGTCTCGGGCACCGGCGGCCAGACGACCTACACCTGGGAGGCCAGCAATGGCGCGACGGGCAGCGGCGTCGACCTGACGTCAGCCACGATCAGCGGTCTGGGCGCGGGCAGCTACACGGTGAGCGTGTATGCGACGAACTCGGGCGGCAAGTCCGGCCCGAAGACGGCATCGTCGGCCACGACGGTCAAGGACCAGCCGAAGCCCACCGCCCCCGCCAGTGTGAGCACGCCGGGCGGCGCGACGGGTGCCACGACGCTGACCTGGTCGTGGACGCCACCGAGCAACGCCACCGCGGATGCCGCCGGCGATGGCATGGAGTACGTCTACAGGATCAACGGCGGCACCGCCACGGTGACGAAGAACACCTCGGCATCTCTTGCGGTGGGCAATGCGAACGCCGACTACAGCCTCACCGTCTACGCACGCAACGGCAGCGGCGACGGGCCCTCCACGAGCTCAGGCAACACGCACGTGACCTACAAGGCCAACCCCAAGGTCACGCTGGAGCGGGGAACCGCGGTGAACTGCCAGAGCAGCGGAACGCCGGGCTGCTTCCAGCACAAGATCACACTCTCCGACTTCGGCGGCGGCACGCACACGGTGAAGCACTACTGCAACGGCTACATGGATGGGTACGACCGCACGTTCACCGGTAACTCCTACGAGAGCCAGGT
Coding sequences within it:
- a CDS encoding serine/threonine-protein kinase, which translates into the protein MRRVTSVSPELPGYTHVRLLGSGGFSDVFLYEQHLPKRRVAVKVLLTEELTDANRAAFVAEANLMAQLSAHPYIVSIFHADVAADDRPYFVMEYCSGPSLAERYKREPMSVVDVLRTGVRVSGAVATAHAAGILHRDIKPANILTNDYGWPALTDFGISSTVDDEVPLQTSSLSSLRGEDTSGTTGSASVGMSVPWSPPEMFEDDPNPDVRADVFSLAATLYTLLAGHTPFEVRGRSNGVLDLIGRIERGLVTPLERSDVPRSLIAVLQKGMATRREDRFATAVEFGRALQRVELELGYSPTTIDVPNLIVDGSVRDGVLDDDDATRARGVSTIEAQPAAPVPTAFTPPPASDDATRVRGAQQVQAQPVAEAPGETVMRRRTPAPPPPEPEVIVAEEPADAAPRPTKANRLALWIAAAAVLVIAGGITAGLVFGGMPSVEEPDPSQPSGGGAAAVVETIPTPEFVSATPGEGTLDFVVTNPKPQDGDAFIWRRTDRGSAEPMRSTSDGTFSVKEFDGGQVCIEVRIVRSGRDSANPLEGCYP
- a CDS encoding Ig-like domain-containing protein, with amino-acid sequence MLRRGSRKTLASTLVLAVVAGVPLTIAALHPGFPISDVDLTSRDVWVTNGEQLLGGRLNRQIDELNGSVVASSPSFDVLQDGDTLFMYDPVAGRIESVNPATTEVTSAIEVPKGSEVSYGGTTLAIMSDAGELWAIPAVGDLQFNYVSTPPLVKLGDDAHSTVTKDGEILAVSPDERALFRIASLADAPERSDLPELGEFQLAAVGDEAVIFDQSTNELITQDGSKHELGEEGLRLQQTGPESDYAVVATGDSLLKVDLGSGSVESVPADVSKPVTEASGVSAPVYLDGCAHGAWAGAQRYLLSCDGAEGEPVDIEQPTQGSTLEFRVNRTVIALNNLDNGNVWLVDENMRLVENWDDIVPPEEQESEVEGDEKSAIQSFEDTLAERTETNRAPTANDDDFGIRPGRTTILPLLDNDTDPDGDVLVISARDRIAETTGRIDAIDGSRALQFTPAPGFVGSVSFGYTVDDGRGGTDSARVTARVVSEQSNEIPYALRGGGVAVEANQTVSYNVLTDWKDPDGDDLYLLGASPKSGDLVRFTPDGFVTFTHSTSELGEKEVVFTVSDGRGEPVQGTLTVTVEAPGTLNPVGTPDFTTTFVDESVVVEPLLNDISPSGAQLGLVAIEEPGGGAQASFNSDAGTLTFGSSSPGIFYVKYTLSAGANTSVGIVRIDVLEKPADAELPPIAVKDTAYLRGDEPTTVSVLSNDVSPVGRVLAVQSIDVPVEYTTKGLVVELLESTLVRVTSPQALTEQLSFSYTISDGLNTATAGVTIVPMPALTKHQPPVAQNDAMRVRVGDIATLNVLDNDFHPDDSPMFLDDTLVTPPGDGLAFVSDDHLRFQAPTKPGEYRVDYRVLDPFGETSTATAIFTVVPFDDANNRDPEPAPLVARVLAGGTIRVDVPLDGIDPDGDSTQLLNFPRNPMFGSVVDTGPNFFFYEASPAAAGTDVFSYEVYDAFGATGVGEIKIAVIPEPDELQEPTAVPDSVSVRPGRLAQVDLLANDSDPQGAPIKISEELVDVPKGIDVKVVGNRYLVVKAPDEEQSFSVRYELSNDRGGRTMSYALVQVTPNAPLLPPSADDVPILTKEIAGKKSITVDVLDGYAFNPSGPNSDLVVTVEGPNADAAQLLERNGRIEVTPGEKRQAIAYRVTNEADDLSALAFILVPAAVAEGYDDPPYIDPNLPTQYVSMNETREWNLADIVKVPSGRDAWIYDETTVTGIQSNGDKIFVDKDTLRFTPATDYRGPAAINFTVTDGASKNDPKGVKASLTLNIVVGDPEFRDTPPEFTTPNTQVEVGEETVIDLRASTGHPNPKILQEVTYSNVTGASDGLQANLSGSELHLSVPRNTPKGTTMTLGVTLRWDKFEVPGTINVTVVGSTRPLPFAVTDAYEMKRGGGDGSSGSITANPLTNDSNPYQTTGEALTIVGATVSNTGEPATVSFTKDTVKIAPNPSLKSGVVEVIYTVQDATEDKDRRVNGTIRLVVSDVPDEVQKPVRSPNSDIGADHSASFRFAAPATNGKPITSYELRTSPAVANLPTCTAGAECTLTGLTNGTPYTISARAINEHGPGAWSTYSDPVTPYGTPSATQPTLSSQSKWSPASVTWTWPLVSGTGGQTTYTWEASNGATGSGVDLTSATISGLGAGSYTVSVYATNSGGKSGPKTASSATTVKDQPKPTAPASVSTPGGATGATTLTWSWTPPSNATADAAGDGMEYVYRINGGTATVTKNTSASLAVGNANADYSLTVYARNGSGDGPSTSSGNTHVTYKANPKVTLERGTAVNCQSSGTPGCFQHKITLSDFGGGTHTVKHYCNGYMDGYDRTFTGNSYESQVHCGWADTYVIVDGIESNHVNFNG